Proteins encoded in a region of the Mycolicibacterium duvalii genome:
- the mbp1 gene encoding microaggregate-binding protein 1 — translation MSDDNKSGPEEGIKGVVEDVKGKAKEGIGTVTGRDDMVREGKAQQDKADAQQDAAKKEAEAESARGGAKAAEERQKSEQ, via the coding sequence ATGAGCGACGATAACAAGAGCGGTCCCGAAGAAGGCATCAAGGGCGTCGTCGAGGACGTGAAGGGCAAGGCCAAGGAAGGCATTGGCACCGTCACCGGCCGTGACGACATGGTCCGCGAGGGCAAGGCCCAGCAGGACAAGGCCGACGCGCAGCAGGACGCCGCGAAGAAGGAAGCCGAGGCCGAGTCGGCCCGCGGCGGCGCCAAGGCTGCTGAGGAGCGCCAGAAGTCCGAGCAGTAA
- a CDS encoding restriction endonuclease, whose protein sequence is MVWKLYAVLAVAAGLTAYLTGLGPGWSVLIALTVPLVPRFLIGVFSGAATSSPREDPAMSAMSGTEFEDYVARIARSCGVPVIMTSLTGDWGVDLIVGHRPHRLAVQCKRLSRPVGAAAVQEVVAGAPMQDCTRTMVVTNHEFTPAARTLAERHGCELVAGADLPRLRSIIRRLTAQ, encoded by the coding sequence GTGGTCTGGAAGCTCTACGCGGTGTTGGCGGTGGCGGCAGGCCTGACCGCGTATCTGACCGGGCTCGGTCCCGGCTGGAGCGTTCTGATCGCGCTGACGGTCCCTCTGGTGCCGCGTTTCCTGATCGGCGTCTTCTCCGGAGCGGCCACCTCGTCGCCGCGGGAGGACCCCGCGATGTCGGCGATGTCGGGCACCGAGTTCGAGGACTATGTCGCGCGTATCGCCCGCTCCTGCGGGGTGCCGGTGATCATGACGTCGTTGACCGGCGACTGGGGCGTCGACCTCATCGTCGGGCACCGCCCGCACCGGCTCGCCGTGCAATGCAAGCGGCTCTCCCGACCCGTCGGCGCCGCCGCGGTACAGGAGGTCGTCGCCGGGGCGCCGATGCAGGACTGCACCCGAACGATGGTCGTCACCAACCACGAATTCACCCCCGCGGCACGCACACTGGCCGAGCGGCACGGCTGCGAGCTGGTCGCCGGAGCCGATCTGCCGCGGTTGCGGTCGATCATCCGGCGACTGACTGCGCAATGA
- a CDS encoding SDR family oxidoreductase translates to MDLNGTTAIVTGGGSGIGAALAAELAARGARVVVGDLIGASDVAADVVRGGGQAVGVRADAAEVAGIEDMIRTAESEFGPVDVYVANAGVMGVPGLGADADWDVILDVNLRAHIRAARLLVPGWQARGSGYFVSVASAAGLLTQLGAAGYAVSKHAAVGFAEWLAVTYGDDGIGVSLVCPLGVETPLLQAIRGVDDPDARVGASAIEASAPVISAAEVARVTADAVQAGRFLVLPHPELLDMYRHKGSDYDRWISGMRRYQRMLRADG, encoded by the coding sequence ATGGATCTGAACGGCACCACGGCGATCGTCACCGGCGGCGGCTCCGGCATCGGGGCCGCACTGGCCGCGGAACTGGCCGCCCGGGGGGCGCGCGTGGTCGTCGGCGACCTGATCGGGGCTTCCGATGTCGCGGCCGACGTGGTGCGGGGCGGCGGGCAGGCGGTCGGGGTGCGCGCCGACGCCGCCGAGGTGGCCGGCATCGAGGACATGATCCGGACCGCCGAGTCGGAGTTCGGGCCGGTCGACGTCTATGTCGCCAACGCCGGGGTGATGGGCGTGCCCGGGCTCGGCGCCGACGCGGACTGGGACGTCATTCTCGATGTGAACCTGCGCGCGCACATCCGTGCGGCGCGGCTGCTGGTACCTGGCTGGCAGGCCCGCGGATCGGGCTACTTCGTGTCGGTGGCCTCAGCCGCGGGGCTGCTGACCCAGCTGGGCGCGGCCGGGTACGCGGTCAGCAAGCACGCCGCGGTCGGGTTCGCCGAGTGGCTGGCCGTCACCTACGGCGACGACGGCATCGGTGTCAGCCTGGTCTGCCCGCTGGGGGTGGAAACACCGCTGCTGCAGGCGATCCGCGGGGTCGACGATCCCGACGCGCGGGTGGGTGCGTCGGCAATCGAGGCGTCGGCGCCGGTGATCAGCGCCGCCGAGGTCGCGCGGGTCACGGCCGACGCGGTGCAGGCCGGCCGGTTCCTGGTGCTGCCGCACCCCGAACTGCTGGACATGTACCGGCACAAGGGCTCCGATTACGACCGCTGGATCTCCGGGATGCGGCGCTATCAGCGCATGCTGCGCGCCGACGGCTGA
- a CDS encoding amidohydrolase family protein yields MTIDPTNLVLISVDDHTVEPPDMFEGRVPARYRDEAPRIVEDIDGSVCWVYDGMRLPNIGLNAVAGRPNDEWGFEPSRFEDMRRGCYDVDARVDDMNAAGVLASVCFPSFPTISGALFTFRGEHDVSAVMVRAYNDWHVEDWCGRHPDRFIPMGILPLWDPAASAAEVRRLAALGCRAVTVPQHVANYGQPPWQDPHWDLLWEAVCENNTVVNIHIGTGGGVPVPSDQTSYLAYNSMLALDTGRFTADLLFSRVVRDFPTIKFALSEGGIGWIPFLLERFEDVYSRQRAWTGDDLGAGRTPTEVFRRNFLSCFIRDRVGIENRHRIGVETICWEMDYPHSDSSWPDAPEQLAAELEGCADDEIEAICWRNAAAAFGYEGVDRRGRQDCTVAALRALTAGMDLSTPKVDTHRIPKPGTTAITYGEMKARMATIMTGGKSS; encoded by the coding sequence ATGACGATAGACCCGACGAACTTGGTGCTGATCAGCGTCGACGACCACACCGTGGAACCCCCGGACATGTTCGAGGGCCGCGTACCCGCCCGCTACCGCGACGAAGCGCCCCGCATCGTCGAGGACATCGACGGTTCGGTCTGCTGGGTCTACGACGGCATGCGCCTGCCCAATATCGGCCTCAACGCCGTCGCCGGCCGACCCAACGACGAGTGGGGCTTCGAACCCTCGCGATTCGAGGACATGCGCCGGGGCTGTTACGACGTCGACGCCCGCGTCGACGACATGAACGCCGCCGGAGTGCTGGCCTCGGTGTGTTTCCCGTCCTTCCCGACGATCTCGGGCGCACTGTTCACCTTCCGGGGTGAACATGATGTATCGGCGGTGATGGTCCGCGCCTACAACGACTGGCACGTCGAGGACTGGTGCGGCCGGCACCCCGACCGCTTCATCCCGATGGGGATACTCCCGCTCTGGGATCCGGCCGCGTCCGCGGCCGAGGTGCGGCGCTTGGCGGCCCTGGGTTGCCGCGCGGTGACCGTGCCCCAGCACGTCGCGAACTACGGGCAGCCACCCTGGCAGGACCCGCACTGGGATCTGCTGTGGGAGGCGGTCTGCGAGAACAACACGGTGGTGAACATCCATATCGGCACCGGCGGCGGGGTACCTGTACCGTCCGATCAGACCAGCTACCTCGCGTACAACTCGATGCTGGCACTGGACACCGGTCGTTTCACCGCCGATCTGCTGTTCTCGCGCGTGGTCCGGGACTTTCCGACCATCAAGTTCGCGCTCTCCGAAGGCGGCATCGGGTGGATCCCGTTCCTGCTGGAGCGCTTCGAGGACGTCTACTCACGTCAACGCGCCTGGACCGGTGACGATCTCGGCGCCGGCCGCACCCCCACCGAGGTGTTCCGCCGCAACTTCCTGTCCTGCTTCATCCGCGACCGGGTGGGGATCGAGAACCGGCACCGCATCGGCGTCGAAACCATCTGCTGGGAAATGGATTACCCGCACTCGGACAGCAGCTGGCCGGACGCGCCCGAACAACTGGCCGCCGAACTCGAGGGCTGCGCCGACGACGAGATCGAGGCCATCTGTTGGCGCAACGCCGCCGCCGCGTTCGGTTACGAGGGGGTGGATCGGCGAGGACGGCAGGACTGCACCGTTGCCGCGCTTCGCGCCCTGACCGCGGGCATGGACCTGTCCACTCCGAAAGTGGACACCCACCGGATCCCCAAACCCGGTACGACAGCGATCACCTACGGCGAGATGAAGGCCCGCATGGCCACCATCATGACCGGCGGGAAGAGCAGCTGA
- a CDS encoding thiolase family protein, which yields MAGSLTDGVIISGIGQSDIGRRLGRDPLQLTVDACTAAVADAGLTLADIDGLTTYPGASMAGKGFSGAGVRDIHDALGIRPNWVAGGVEYPGQLGAVVDAMLAVASGLANHVLCWRSIWEGTAQGADRRRGYGVGAGSRAAGQLGWQLPYGVSAANLAALQIRSRMHRFGLTREQLAQVAIVQRRHAALNPRAIYTEPLGLQGYLDARMVSDPLCMYDCDIACDGATAFVVSRAEHAVALDHPGVAVEALDCAHHDRFLWEGGEDIARLNSRWSTIWDRTDFTADDVDCASLYDGFSVFVLCFLEDFGFCGYGESGDWVADPARFSLGGELPINTAGGQLSGGRLHGFGHLHEACVQVRGEGGDRQVDEAGLVACGVGGANSGTTMMLLRRS from the coding sequence ATGGCAGGCTCGCTCACCGACGGGGTGATCATCAGCGGCATCGGGCAGTCCGACATCGGTCGGCGGCTGGGCCGTGATCCGCTGCAGCTCACGGTCGACGCCTGCACCGCCGCGGTCGCCGACGCCGGACTCACCCTCGCCGACATCGACGGGCTGACCACCTATCCCGGTGCGTCCATGGCGGGCAAGGGCTTCTCCGGTGCCGGTGTGCGCGATATCCACGACGCGCTCGGTATCCGGCCCAACTGGGTGGCCGGCGGGGTCGAGTACCCGGGTCAGCTGGGGGCGGTCGTCGACGCGATGCTGGCCGTCGCGTCCGGGTTGGCCAACCACGTGTTGTGCTGGCGCAGCATCTGGGAGGGCACCGCGCAGGGCGCGGACCGGCGGCGCGGGTACGGCGTCGGGGCGGGCAGTCGCGCGGCCGGCCAGCTCGGATGGCAGCTGCCCTACGGGGTATCGGCTGCCAATTTGGCTGCGCTGCAGATTCGTTCACGCATGCATCGGTTCGGTCTGACCCGTGAGCAGCTGGCGCAGGTGGCGATCGTGCAACGCCGCCACGCCGCGCTCAACCCGCGGGCGATCTACACCGAGCCGCTCGGTCTGCAGGGATACCTCGACGCCCGGATGGTGTCGGATCCGCTGTGCATGTACGACTGCGACATCGCGTGCGACGGCGCCACCGCGTTCGTGGTGTCGCGCGCCGAGCACGCCGTCGCGCTCGATCATCCGGGGGTGGCGGTGGAGGCGCTCGACTGCGCCCACCACGACCGGTTCCTGTGGGAGGGCGGCGAGGACATCGCGCGGCTGAACTCGCGGTGGTCGACGATCTGGGACCGTACCGACTTCACCGCCGATGACGTCGACTGCGCCTCGCTGTACGACGGTTTCAGTGTTTTCGTGTTGTGTTTCCTCGAAGATTTCGGGTTCTGCGGATACGGTGAGTCGGGGGACTGGGTGGCCGACCCCGCCCGGTTCTCACTCGGCGGCGAGTTGCCGATCAACACCGCCGGCGGACAACTCTCCGGGGGGCGGCTGCACGGTTTCGGTCATTTGCACGAGGCGTGCGTGCAGGTCCGGGGCGAGGGCGGCGACCGTCAGGTGGACGAGGCCGGTCTGGTCGCGTGCGGCGTCGGCGGAGCCAACAGCGGCACCACGATGATGCTGTTGCGGCGCAGTTGA
- a CDS encoding Zn-ribbon domain-containing OB-fold protein, with protein sequence MGDQSSSPSRPLPALTALNRHYWTSGADGVWSLQRCPACERLIHPPTMRCQYDHAVPEWIVLSGRGVVESWTVNHHPFFPGIPTPYVIAFVNPVEDPSVRVLTNLVEVTPGEVFVGMPVRVTFEVGDDGIDDAVHLPLFTPDR encoded by the coding sequence ATGGGTGACCAGTCGTCATCGCCCAGTCGGCCACTGCCGGCGCTCACCGCCCTCAACCGGCACTACTGGACGTCAGGCGCCGACGGGGTGTGGTCGCTGCAGCGGTGTCCCGCCTGTGAACGCCTCATCCACCCGCCCACGATGCGCTGCCAGTACGACCACGCGGTGCCCGAGTGGATTGTGTTGTCCGGCCGCGGAGTCGTCGAATCGTGGACGGTCAACCACCACCCGTTCTTCCCGGGCATCCCCACCCCGTATGTGATCGCGTTCGTCAACCCGGTGGAGGACCCAAGTGTTCGGGTGCTGACGAACCTGGTGGAGGTCACCCCCGGGGAGGTCTTCGTCGGGATGCCGGTGCGGGTCACGTTCGAGGTGGGTGACGACGGCATCGATGACGCCGTGCACCTGCCGCTGTTCACCCCGGACCGCTGA
- a CDS encoding aromatic ring-hydroxylating oxygenase subunit alpha codes for MTVIEDSAQSRSGTVPPRYACGETFVPKSRYVDPEFLRLELDRLFTQVWQPACREEELPAPGSFYEYVIGRQSIMVVRQKDRSVKAFYNACTHRGMKVVRGSGCAAGGDLRCQFHGWRFALDGRSSFVPSRDEFLDRPRDQWSLRPVAVGSWGGWIFVSMADNPPDLLEWLDPLPSALEPFRLHDMRFRWRKRTPLNANYKTVIDAFIEGYHTPGTHPQTLRAAQGPRPPAEPAAPQEFVYAPYTPTLRYRNHSRFIYTARPDSGDRDAARKAQAARPEVFANSMQYNYLEVGSLVTERDYRAARRLATMEPSDIPPFVLYHQMCEELALAEGVDFPKMTMEQYFAGNGDWHVFPTLVLLVEKSCVLGYRVLPDAENPNRCVFEMFSLEHFAPGEVPETSWLEVERWQDHDGWGELPTQDLRNIDAIHAGMHSRGFDGLWLNTAQEMSIRNAHAIADRFLFGVDDGQGAAGDG; via the coding sequence ATGACCGTCATCGAGGATTCCGCCCAGTCGCGGTCGGGCACCGTGCCGCCGCGGTACGCGTGCGGCGAGACGTTCGTCCCCAAGTCGCGCTATGTCGACCCGGAGTTCCTGCGGCTGGAGCTCGACCGGCTGTTCACCCAGGTGTGGCAGCCGGCGTGCCGGGAAGAGGAGCTGCCCGCACCCGGCAGCTTCTACGAGTACGTCATCGGCCGCCAGTCCATCATGGTGGTTCGCCAGAAGGACCGCAGCGTCAAGGCGTTCTACAACGCGTGCACGCACCGGGGGATGAAGGTGGTTCGGGGCTCGGGGTGCGCCGCCGGCGGTGACCTGCGGTGTCAGTTCCACGGCTGGCGCTTCGCGCTGGACGGTCGGTCGTCGTTCGTCCCCTCGCGCGACGAGTTTCTCGACCGGCCTCGCGACCAGTGGTCGTTGCGTCCGGTCGCGGTCGGCTCGTGGGGCGGATGGATCTTCGTGAGCATGGCCGACAATCCGCCGGACCTGCTCGAATGGCTGGACCCGCTGCCGAGTGCGCTGGAACCATTCCGGCTGCACGACATGCGATTCCGCTGGCGGAAGCGCACGCCGTTGAACGCCAACTACAAGACCGTCATCGACGCGTTCATCGAGGGGTACCACACGCCGGGGACCCATCCGCAGACGTTGCGGGCCGCGCAGGGCCCGCGGCCGCCCGCCGAGCCGGCCGCGCCGCAGGAGTTCGTTTACGCGCCGTACACGCCGACATTGCGGTACCGCAATCACTCCCGCTTCATCTACACCGCGCGCCCGGACAGCGGTGACCGCGACGCCGCCCGCAAGGCCCAAGCCGCCCGGCCCGAGGTCTTCGCCAACTCGATGCAGTACAACTACCTCGAGGTGGGATCGCTGGTCACCGAACGTGATTACCGCGCGGCGCGCCGGCTGGCCACGATGGAGCCCAGCGACATTCCCCCGTTCGTGCTGTACCACCAGATGTGCGAGGAGTTGGCGCTCGCCGAAGGCGTCGACTTCCCGAAGATGACGATGGAGCAGTACTTCGCCGGCAACGGCGACTGGCACGTCTTCCCGACGCTGGTGCTTCTGGTGGAGAAGTCTTGCGTGCTGGGCTACCGGGTGCTGCCCGACGCCGAGAATCCGAATCGCTGTGTCTTCGAGATGTTCTCCCTCGAGCACTTCGCTCCGGGCGAGGTACCGGAAACCAGTTGGCTGGAGGTGGAGCGCTGGCAGGACCACGACGGGTGGGGTGAACTGCCCACCCAGGATCTGCGCAACATCGACGCCATCCACGCCGGGATGCACTCGCGTGGCTTCGACGGGCTGTGGCTGAACACCGCGCAGGAGATGTCGATTCGCAACGCCCACGCCATCGCCGACCGGTTCCTCTTCGGCGTGGACGACGGCCAGGGCGCCGCCGGCGATGGGTGA
- a CDS encoding SDR family NAD(P)-dependent oxidoreductase yields the protein MGVLDGRTALVTGGGRGIGAAVAEGLAAEGAAVMVSDAGVSVEGSGRDAGPAQSVAAGINDRGGKAFSDTTDITDFAACEDLISRTAATLGGFDIMVNAAGILRDGMVFKMSEADFDAVVAVHLKGTFNLTRHAAAWWRENRGGQYRLINFTSMSGLQGAPSQPNYAAAKMGIVGLTFSCANALKGYGVRSNAIAPIAGTRMTQGIKGGGSMDYSAQNARLSPQNVVPPVVYLASEQSEWLNRRVIFAGNGRISLMSNPVVEREIVSASGTWDIPTAFAEIETSFKEAVLYPNIFDKPPAG from the coding sequence ATGGGTGTACTTGACGGCCGGACCGCGTTGGTCACCGGCGGCGGCCGCGGAATCGGTGCCGCTGTGGCCGAGGGTCTGGCGGCCGAGGGCGCGGCGGTCATGGTGTCGGATGCGGGGGTGTCCGTCGAGGGCAGCGGCCGCGACGCCGGTCCTGCCCAGAGTGTGGCGGCCGGCATCAACGACCGCGGTGGCAAAGCCTTCTCCGACACCACCGACATCACCGATTTCGCCGCCTGCGAAGACCTGATCAGCAGGACCGCCGCCACCCTGGGTGGATTCGACATCATGGTCAACGCCGCCGGCATCCTGCGCGACGGCATGGTGTTCAAGATGAGCGAGGCCGACTTCGACGCGGTGGTCGCCGTCCATCTGAAAGGGACGTTCAACCTGACCCGGCACGCTGCTGCGTGGTGGCGGGAGAACCGGGGCGGTCAGTACCGGCTGATCAATTTCACGTCGATGTCGGGATTGCAGGGCGCACCGAGCCAACCCAACTACGCCGCCGCCAAGATGGGAATCGTCGGACTGACCTTCTCCTGCGCCAATGCGCTCAAGGGGTACGGGGTGCGCAGCAACGCCATCGCGCCGATCGCCGGCACCCGGATGACCCAGGGCATCAAAGGCGGCGGCAGCATGGACTACTCGGCGCAGAATGCCCGACTGTCCCCGCAGAACGTGGTGCCGCCGGTGGTGTATCTGGCCAGCGAGCAATCCGAATGGCTCAACCGCAGGGTCATCTTCGCCGGCAACGGCCGCATCAGCCTGATGTCCAACCCGGTGGTGGAGCGCGAGATCGTGTCCGCGTCGGGCACCTGGGATATCCCGACGGCATTCGCCGAGATCGAGACCTCGTTCAAGGAAGCAGTGCTGTACCCCAACATCTTCGACAAGCCGCCGGCCGGCTGA
- a CDS encoding enoyl-CoA hydratase/isomerase family protein, with amino-acid sequence MGEASDEFAVDEDWVRYEVVEPHIAVITINRPDRRNAILSPDMHTLFKERLDRAEDDDDIKVVVLAAAGKDFCSGDDVRRLPVEQAGLTKGKRLPQTARMGNARRLHRHLTNWLEFPKTVIAACQGATIGAGMNLALAADILVVTEDMYLARPQARIGFAGFSTAMPLALLKFGPNRGYEAMITGRKVAAAELKEWGVAASVVPADELRDEAMRYARAIAHHSADGLMVGKHALITFWNAVGMAQFADWVPMGHTVFSNLAWREDEFNFMKERGVRGGREAMAELQRRYAEWGFE; translated from the coding sequence GTGGGTGAGGCGTCGGACGAGTTCGCGGTCGACGAGGACTGGGTGCGCTATGAGGTCGTCGAACCGCACATCGCGGTCATCACGATCAACCGGCCCGACCGACGCAACGCGATTCTCTCGCCCGACATGCACACGCTGTTCAAGGAGCGTCTCGATCGGGCTGAGGACGACGACGACATCAAGGTCGTTGTCCTGGCCGCGGCCGGCAAGGACTTCTGCAGCGGCGACGATGTCCGGCGGCTACCGGTCGAGCAGGCCGGGCTGACGAAGGGCAAACGCCTTCCGCAGACAGCGAGGATGGGCAATGCCCGGCGGTTGCACCGGCATCTGACCAACTGGCTTGAGTTTCCCAAGACGGTCATCGCCGCCTGTCAGGGCGCCACCATCGGCGCGGGGATGAATCTGGCGCTGGCCGCTGACATCCTCGTCGTCACCGAGGACATGTATCTGGCCCGACCGCAGGCCCGGATCGGGTTCGCCGGGTTCTCCACCGCGATGCCGCTGGCCCTGCTCAAATTCGGTCCGAATCGGGGCTACGAGGCCATGATCACCGGCCGCAAGGTGGCTGCCGCCGAACTCAAGGAATGGGGAGTGGCCGCGTCGGTGGTGCCGGCCGACGAACTTCGCGACGAGGCGATGCGGTATGCGCGCGCCATCGCCCACCATTCGGCCGACGGCCTGATGGTCGGCAAACACGCACTGATCACGTTCTGGAATGCCGTCGGCATGGCGCAGTTCGCGGACTGGGTTCCGATGGGCCACACGGTGTTCAGCAATCTGGCCTGGCGTGAGGATGAGTTCAACTTCATGAAGGAGCGCGGTGTCCGGGGTGGTCGCGAGGCCATGGCTGAGCTGCAACGCCGCTATGCCGAGTGGGGTTTCGAATGA
- a CDS encoding SRPBCC family protein yields the protein MPHIAVSKEVGAPAWRIWELLADFADVSWIPVAGQVDIDGDGIGMRRSIHGTGDQPVVETLTHVDKRRRELGYTVAGSPLPVDRFEALVTVREGEHPHDSVLAWHVDFDPQGPQEAAQQAIEAVYTMMAGWLADAATQDRP from the coding sequence ATGCCGCACATCGCTGTCTCCAAGGAGGTCGGCGCGCCGGCCTGGCGCATCTGGGAGCTGCTGGCCGACTTCGCCGACGTCAGCTGGATCCCCGTCGCCGGTCAGGTGGACATCGACGGAGACGGGATCGGCATGCGCCGGTCGATCCATGGGACCGGCGACCAACCGGTCGTCGAAACGCTCACCCATGTGGACAAGCGGCGCAGGGAGCTCGGTTACACCGTGGCGGGCAGCCCACTTCCGGTCGACCGGTTCGAGGCGCTGGTCACGGTCCGGGAAGGGGAACACCCCCACGACTCGGTGCTGGCGTGGCACGTCGATTTCGACCCGCAGGGGCCGCAGGAGGCGGCGCAGCAGGCGATCGAAGCGGTGTACACGATGATGGCCGGTTGGCTGGCCGACGCGGCGACGCAGGATCGACCGTGA
- a CDS encoding acyl-CoA dehydrogenase family protein, with the protein MTDRDYGVPLTAPDRAFRDEVQRFLASALTSDIGPSAGTEADRLDRMRRWQRRLHQAGLAAISWPEEYGGRSATPVQQLIFTAEMAAARAPEPINRSAINQLGPTIIQWGTPEQRAHYLPRILSGEDVWCQGFSEPDAGSDLASLTTRAVIDGDELVITGQKIWTSKAHYANRIYLLARTDPGAAPREGISYLLADLSTPGIEVRPIRQISGDAEFSEVFFDGARVPINNVLGPLHEGWRVAKSTLGYERVGQSRTHRIERRLDILVRMAGEPNALSDRGFQDSYVADHLVRFAAQVEALRQIAAQATAAGVRGVSPGPEASMAKLLTSELDQAMANFGLDLAGMPGALERGSPSAIKGGNVAKSYLVMRAATFGAGTSEIQRNVIAERLLGLPRDP; encoded by the coding sequence GTGACCGACCGCGACTACGGAGTGCCGTTGACGGCACCCGATCGTGCGTTCCGCGACGAGGTGCAGCGGTTCCTCGCGTCGGCACTGACCTCCGACATCGGCCCGAGTGCGGGCACCGAGGCCGACCGGCTGGACCGGATGAGACGCTGGCAGCGCAGACTTCACCAGGCCGGACTGGCAGCGATCTCGTGGCCCGAGGAATACGGCGGTCGCAGCGCCACCCCGGTCCAGCAGTTGATCTTCACCGCCGAGATGGCGGCCGCGCGCGCTCCCGAGCCGATCAACCGCAGCGCCATCAACCAACTCGGGCCGACGATCATCCAGTGGGGCACTCCCGAACAGCGGGCGCACTATCTGCCCCGCATCCTGTCGGGCGAGGATGTCTGGTGTCAGGGTTTCAGCGAACCGGACGCCGGCAGCGATCTGGCCTCGTTGACCACCCGGGCGGTGATCGACGGTGACGAGTTGGTGATCACCGGACAGAAGATCTGGACGTCGAAGGCGCACTACGCCAATCGGATCTACCTGTTGGCCCGCACCGACCCCGGGGCCGCCCCGCGCGAGGGCATCAGCTACCTGTTGGCCGATCTCTCGACGCCGGGGATCGAGGTGCGTCCGATCCGTCAGATCTCCGGCGACGCGGAGTTCAGCGAGGTGTTCTTCGACGGCGCCCGGGTACCCATCAACAACGTGCTGGGTCCGCTGCACGAGGGCTGGCGGGTGGCCAAGTCGACGCTCGGGTATGAGCGGGTCGGACAGAGCCGTACCCACCGCATCGAGCGAAGGCTTGACATCCTGGTCCGGATGGCCGGTGAGCCGAATGCGCTCAGCGATCGAGGATTCCAGGACTCCTACGTCGCCGATCACCTGGTGCGGTTCGCCGCTCAGGTGGAAGCACTTCGCCAGATCGCCGCCCAGGCCACGGCGGCCGGGGTGCGCGGCGTCAGTCCCGGACCCGAAGCATCGATGGCCAAGTTGCTGACCTCCGAACTCGACCAGGCAATGGCCAACTTCGGCCTGGACCTGGCGGGGATGCCCGGCGCGCTGGAACGCGGCTCGCCCTCGGCGATCAAGGGCGGCAATGTGGCCAAGAGCTACCTGGTCATGCGTGCCGCCACCTTCGGGGCCGGGACATCGGAGATCCAACGCAACGTCATCGCCGAACGACTTCTGGGGCTGCCGCGTGACCCGTGA
- a CDS encoding acyl-CoA dehydrogenase family protein, producing the protein MTREPSLTDIADATAQLDELAATVRRIVNQAWSVGHTRALLDSPAPAFDENLWATLVGMGWPDVLVAESAGGGGGSIRELCVLTEATGTVAAPVPLAAAAAAHWCEQRGGDDIAVLLDDIGATMSEGRVDGHWPLVPYGAVTDRLVILADRHGEPVLGTVDATGGGVKRQTERPLDHSPAANITLDGAPLCDIATGADAVARHRDAVARARLATVAELIGTASAAHEAAVAYAKMRVTFGRPIGARQAIKHRLVEQRSVIEVARALVHRAADALELRHPDAESLVSLAVFWAIDTLRGVPEGATQVFGGIAYTWEHDAHVHLRRAATLVTILGTRAQHRSVVADWLQSR; encoded by the coding sequence GTGACCCGTGAACCGTCACTGACCGATATCGCCGACGCCACAGCGCAATTGGACGAGCTGGCCGCAACGGTGCGGCGCATCGTCAATCAGGCCTGGAGTGTGGGACACACCCGTGCGTTGCTCGACAGCCCCGCACCGGCCTTCGACGAAAACCTGTGGGCCACGCTGGTCGGGATGGGATGGCCTGACGTGCTGGTAGCGGAGTCCGCGGGCGGCGGTGGCGGCAGCATCCGCGAGCTGTGCGTGCTCACCGAGGCGACCGGCACCGTCGCCGCGCCCGTGCCGCTGGCCGCCGCGGCCGCCGCTCACTGGTGCGAGCAGCGCGGTGGCGACGACATCGCGGTGCTGCTCGACGATATCGGCGCCACCATGTCCGAGGGCAGGGTCGACGGCCACTGGCCGCTGGTGCCGTACGGGGCGGTGACCGACCGTCTGGTGATCCTCGCCGACCGCCACGGCGAGCCAGTCCTCGGCACCGTCGACGCCACCGGCGGCGGTGTGAAACGCCAGACCGAACGGCCGCTCGACCACAGTCCGGCGGCGAACATCACCCTTGACGGGGCGCCGCTATGCGACATCGCCACGGGCGCTGACGCGGTGGCGCGGCACCGCGACGCGGTGGCCCGGGCGCGGCTGGCCACCGTGGCCGAGCTGATCGGGACCGCCTCGGCCGCCCACGAGGCCGCGGTGGCATACGCGAAGATGCGGGTCACGTTCGGTCGCCCCATCGGCGCCCGGCAGGCCATCAAACACCGCCTGGTCGAACAGCGTTCGGTCATCGAGGTCGCACGCGCACTGGTCCATCGCGCCGCCGACGCGCTCGAGCTGCGGCATCCCGACGCCGAGTCTCTGGTGTCACTGGCGGTGTTCTGGGCGATCGACACACTGCGTGGGGTCCCCGAGGGCGCCACACAGGTGTTCGGTGGCATCGCCTACACCTGGGAGCACGACGCCCATGTGCACCTGCGCCGGGCCGCCACGCTGGTGACGATCCTGGGCACCCGCGCCCAGCACCGCAGCGTGGTGGCCGACTGGCTGCAGTCCCGTTGA